The window GCCAGTGGCTTAGTAGAGGTTGCTAGCCATTCATACGCAACGCATAAAGGGATAATGGGCAATCCTCAAGGTAATATGGAACCGGCAATACGAACCCGTCAATGGTTAAGTGATAAACAAGTGTACGAAGATGAAAAAACGTATGAAAAACGGATATACAACGATTTAGCAGAAAATAATAAGTTTTTAAAGAATTATACCGGAGAAAAGCCCCGTGTTATGGTTTGGCCGTATGGACATTATAACAAAGAGGTGCGACGCATTGCGGAGCGCTTAGGGATGAGTGTTGGATTAACTTTGGATGATGGAAGTAATACTGCGATTACACCGTTGTGGGGATTACGTCGTATCTTGGTTGAGGGTAAAATGACTCTTAAGGATTTAGAGGTAAATATGTTGGTTCGAAATGCCAATTATACCGATGATGCCAGAACGACCAAAGCGGCTCATATAGATTTGGATTATATTTATGATCCCAATCCGATTCAACAAGAGAAAAATTTGGGTGATTTGCTTGAACGGATAAAAAGATTGGGTGTTAACACGATTTATTTGCAAGCGTTTGCCGATCCTGATGCTAACGGTGCGGCAGATTATGTCTATTTTCCGAATCGAAATATACCTATGCGCGCTGATTTGTTTAATCGCGTTTCTTGGCAAATTGGAACCCGTACACAAGTGAAGCGTATTTATGCGTGGATGCCGATGATTGCATGGCAGTTGCCTCAAAAGAATTCGGCGGTCAAAGATACTGTTGTGACAATGCAAGTCGATCCGACTCATCTAAATATGGGATATCCGAGATTGTCTCCATTTTCGCCAAAAGCACGAAAAGTGATTAAAGAGATTTATGAAGATTTAGCTAAATCCTCTTATATTGACGGGATATTATTTCATGATGATGTCACACTGTCTGATTTTGAAGATGATAGTGACGCTGCCCACGCCCAATATAAAAAATGGGGATTATCGCAAACTGTTACAGCCATTCGAAATAACAAAAAACAGTTTCAAAAATGGACAAAACTCAAAACAGATTATTTGGACGCTTTTGCAATGGAACTCGCTCAGATTGTTAGAGACGAACAGCCTGGGTTAAAAACTGCACGAAATCTATATGCACAAGTTGCACTTAATAAAGATGCACAAGAGTGGTATGCTCAAAGCTTACGTGAATCTATTAAGCATTACGATTACACCGCTATTATGGCAATGCCGTATATGGAACAAGCGAGTGATCCTAAAGAGTTTTATGAAAAAATAGTTCACAATATTAAGCAAGAAGAGTGTGGGATGGAGCGTACGGTAATGGAATTACAAACGGTCGATTGGAGAAAGGATAGTGAGCCTATCTCTTCTGATGAATTGAGCAAAACAATAGAGCATTTATACGATTTAGGTGTCCATCATATCGCGTATTATCCTGATAATTTGTATAAAAACAATCCTGATGCCGATAGAATAAAAGAAGATTTTGCTAATAAACCGATGCGTATGCATCCGTTAATACCGAATAAGTAAGCAAGGATCGTAATGACTCTTACAATTTTTTTACATTTATTATGGCATACCGTTTTAGGGTTTGTATTTTATTATCCACTGTTTATGTCAAGTTTATGGATTGTAGGGGCAATCTTTTTTTATTTTAAAAATGAAAAACCTTTGCTCAAATACACAATACCTCCACTAAGAGATGATGAAAGTTGGCCGGGGGTAAGTATTTTGATCCCGTGTTACAATGAAGGAGAAAACGCAGTTGAAACAATTACTTATGCCCTTAATGTAAAATATCCTGAATTTGAAGTTATTGCGATTAATGATGGTAGTAAAGATAATACTTTAGAGATATTGTTAGAGTTGGCAAAAACTAATCCGAAATTGAAAGTGGTCAATTTAGCCGCCAATCAGGGGAAAGCGTTAGGACTTCAAGCAGGTGCACTGGTAGCGAAATATGAGTATTTAATAGGTATTGATGGCGATGCTTTGATAGATGAGTATTGTCTGTATTGGATGGTGAAACATTTTATCCGCTATCCTGAAGTTGCCGCCGTTACGGGAAATCCACGAATACGGAACCGTACTACATTATTAGGGAAGATTCAGGTAGGGGAATTCTCTTCAATCGTCGGTATGATTAAACGTGCACAGCGTAGTTTTGGACGAATTTTTACCGTATCAGGAGTTATTACCGGTTTTAGAAAAGCAGCAGTTCACGAGGTGGGGTATTGGAGCCCCGATATGTTGACCGAAGATATCGATATTACGTGGAAGCTTCAAAGCAATGGTTGGGATGTTCGCTTTGAACCGCGTGCGCTTGTATGGATTTTGATGCCGGAGACATTGAGCGGATTATGGAAACAGCGATTGCGTTGGGCTATGGGTGGTGCTCAAGTAATGTTAAAAAACTTCAAAGTTTTGTTTATGCCAAGACAAACACATCTTTGGGGGCTGATGGTTGAACTCATGCTGAGTACATTATGGGCGTATAGTATGGTATTTATATTTGCCGTTTGGTTTTTAAGTTTATTTTTTTATGTTGGATATTTAATGCCGGATCATTCCCCTATCTTACCGGATCAAACCAGTGTGATTCTCATCGGTGCATGTTTAGTTCAATTTGGTGTGAGTAAATGGTTGGACGGTCATTATGATAAAGGTTTAGGGAAAAATTATTTTTGGATGATTTGGTATCCGTTCGCCTATTGGCTCCTTAATTTATTTACCGCTGTAACCGCTCTTCCAAAAGTACTGTTTGGTAAAAAAGGTCGTGCGAGATGGGTCAGCCCTGATCGTGGTGCACATCAGCAGATTAAAAAGGGCTAAGAGAATGGAAACATTGATTATTAATAAACGCCGAGAACTACCTAAAGCTAAACGGATCATATGGGACATCATTACACTTTTACTTTGGGGCGGATTTATTTATTTATGGAAGCCGGTATTTCATATATTTTATCGTATTATTACATTAGGTGCCCCTGCGGAAGAGTTGGCCGATTGGATCTATGGTGAAATTCATAGTGTTACGTTTGAGCATGCGCTCTATATGCTGATTGGAACACCTATTGTATTGTTTATACTCTCTAGGCTAAATCACCATCAAGCTCCAAGTGAACATTTGATTTATCATTCAAGTGATTATTCTGAGTATTTTAATCTAGACGATACAGAGTTGGAGCAGGGTGTAAATAGCCAATTGGTTACAGTATACCATGATGATCATGGGCATATTATCCATTTGTCGGCTGATATTCAAAAAAATAACGAAGGATAATGAGCACTTTGGTATTACCCGCCCTCATTGGCAGACCCAAAGTCTCATTGGAAAAGTATAACAAATTTTATGTTCAAATAGTGATTAAATTTTAGTCATCTGTTATTTTTTAATATAATTAATAGATTATAGTGTATAAAAGTAATGGAGTAGGATGAAAACTAATGGTAAGTATAGGTGAAATATTCTCTGATTCGATTGAGATAAAAGGGTCAAAATTCATTTCGTTTTTGATACCGATGTCACAGTATGAAGTGCAGATGGAATATTTACGTATGCATCATCCCAAAGCAGTCCATTTTGTCAGTGCATTTCGTTATCTAAATGAGTTTGATCAAATTGTGGAACACGCTGGTGATGATGGTGAACCCAAAGGGACATCAGGAAAACCGACATTGAGTGTGTTGCAAGGACATGAGCTAATCAATGTGGCTATTATTACGGTACGCTATTTTGGCGGGACGAAATTAGGACCCGGAGGATTGGTGAGAGCGTATGCGGAAGCGGCAAATGCAGCATATGCACAAGCACAGCTGTTGCCGTATGAAAAACTTTTTATCCAAAAAATTGAATGTAATTACTCCAATGTATCGATGGTCGAATATGAGTGTACCCAAAAAAATATTCGAATACTCTCTAAGGTATTTGGTGAGATAGGAGCTATTTTTGAGATTGAGGGGACGGAGTATGATTTAAATCAACTTATAGTTGTACTTGGAAGATGTATACGAAGGATTGATGTATGAAGAAAGCTATTATCTATAGAGTTGCACTCTATTCTATTGCGACTATCATCGCATTTGGGATTTATCACCGCTCACAAGTCCCTCTCGAAACCGATCAAGAGTATTGTGATCGAACAGGACGTGTAAAAATTCATGACCGTTTTTTTAAATACGATGTTTATCAAAACAATGAGATGAAACCGATTGCGGATATGTTATCGAAAAATTGTAACGGTGATAATTATTGTGAAATCAATCACGCATATCAATATGTCGTGAAAATTCCTTATAAAGAGAGCAATGTAAGTCGTACTCCCTCCGATGTTATCAACCAAAATGGTGGAGATTGTGACGAAAAATCTTTTTTATTAGCAACACTCTTGCTTGAAATGGATCAACAATCTATTTTTATTACGACAAAAGATCACGCTTATCTCGCAATACATTTAAAAAATGAAGAACAACTAAAAGGTCCACTCTCCTATTTTATGATTCATGACAAACGTTATTATGTTGCAGAAACAGCCACAAACCAAGGTTATATTGGTCAGTATAATAAGATAGAAGAACGAGAAATTGATGGTATTTATGATATTGTTGAAAAAAAGGAGATTCCTTTAGATCAAGTAGAATACCATGTAAACAAAAGTTAATTTAAGAGTACGATATGATTATAATGAAATTGTTACTCTTTACTCCACAATTTCTCATTAAGTTTCAACTCTTCTACCAACCCTATTGTATATCGTAGGGTATTGATATACTCCATGGCTTGTTTATAATCAAGTAATGAGGTAAATACCGCTGGTTCAAACAAATCTTTTCCCGCACCGATACCAACATGAATATGATTATAGACAAACGAAATAAAAAGAGGATAGGAGATTTTTTTTTGAAATTCTACAATACGATTCATCATCGAATGGCTGAGAATATAGCGTGCTTCAATAGGGTCATTGCCGTAAACCACAAACTTTTTTTCAAACTCAGGATCATCCAACTGTATCACTTTGTCGCGTGATATATTTAAAGATTGAAGCCATCCCCCTATGAGGTTTCCAAAAGTTTTTTCAGCAAGATCAGGGAGTAGTACGGTTCTACTTTTAAAATGCTTATTAAATTCAGCGACAAGGAAAAGACCTCGAAAGAGGGTATGCCATTGAGTTCGTCCTTTTGAATCACGAGTTTGATATTCTGCATGGACATCAGAAAATTCGATAGGTACACCATCGATAGATCCTTTGACATAGTCGTTTCCTCTGTAACGATCAATAGAGTGGTTAAACAGTTGTGAACGCTCAAAAAGGGTTTGAGAAATCATCAAATCTGGATTATAAAGAAGATTCGAGTCGATTGCATTGATGAGAGGGGTAATCACTTTTTCTTTAAAATCTTTGGCATAGTTTTGAGTCATTGAGCGGTATATAATGGTTCCTACAGCAATAAAACCGATAGCGATAGCGATTGACATAGGGTGAAGTAGTCCAAAGGTTTTAGTGCACCATATTGCCACTAGTCCAAATAGTGCTAGCCCCATTCCCCCATACAATTTGAGACGGGAAGCAATTTCCTGTCGAGTTTTTTCAAGTTCATCTATCGAGGGATAGAGCTCTTTATAATAGTAGTCAGTGAGTTCAGAAAGGGTTTTCATGAACGATTAAATAAATCATGGACATTGACATTTTGACGCTCTGTAGTTGTAATTTCAAACAGTAATCGTCGTTGCAAATTCATCCACCCGGCAACTATATTGGTCGGGAACATCTCGATGGCGTTATTGAGATCGGTAACCGATTGGTTATAAGCACGGCGAGCCGCTGAAATTTGTTCTTCGATTTCGTTAAGCGTCCGCATTAAGTGCATAACGTTTTCATTGGCTTTAAGATCAGGATAGGCTTCCATCGCGATATTGATCGCACCGAGGGCAGAGGTGAGTTTGGCATCAAGAGCGATTTTTTGATCGTCACTAATCCCAGGTTTCATCGCCTGAGCACGGTATTCAGTCACTTTCTCTAACGTTGATTTTTCATGTTCCATGTACCGTTCCACCGATGCGACAAGGTTAGGGATGAGATCATACCGTTTTTTAAGGACAGTATCGACTCCGGCAAAAATATTATCAACTTGATTTTTTTTGCCGATAAGGGAGTTGTATATTAAAATTGCGATTAACGCAACAACACCGAGAATACTTAAAAAAACAGTCATGTAATTTCCTTTGGAAGTAATTCTCTATTTTAAGCGAAGTTTTCTAAAAAGAGGTTTATAGTTATCGTATTAGGAGGTGCATAATGCAAGTTAGTTCATATACATTTAAATCCCCTTATCCGCAAGCGATTCAGATAGGGCAACCTGATCCTAACAGTACAACAAAAGAGGATCAAGCGCAATCACCATTAGCCATGCAAAATGAGAAAAATAAAAGTTCCGATGCTAAGGTTAATCCAACACTGGATTCAGGGGTTACTATATCATTGAGTGCATTGCAAAGTGGAAATTCTCAGAGTGGTGTATCAGAATTCAAATCATTAGTAAATGTTAATCAAGCACAAAAAGCGTACACTCAACAAAATTAAAAAGTAGTGGTTGATAATATAGAGAGGGAAGATGGCGCAGCGGACGGGACTCGAACCCGCGACCTCCTGCGTGACAGGCAGGCATTCTAACCAACTGAACTACCGCTGCGCCTAAAAATGGTGGGAATTACAGGACTCGAACCTGTGACATCTACCTTGTAAGGGTAGCGCTCTACCAACTGAGCTAAACTCCCAAAATTTGTCTTTTTTCCTTAATACTTTGTCAAACTCTTTTTTTCATTTCGTCATGTACTTGATGTACACTTCCTCATTCAAAAAATTCGTTTTCCGCGTCTAAAGCAAAAAATCTTAAATTTCAAAAAAATCAAATAACAATATGGCGCAGCGGACGGGACTCGAACCCGCGACCTCCTGCGTGACAGGCAGGCATTCTAACCAACTGAACTACCGCTGCGCCTAAAAATGGTGGGAATTACAGGACTCGAACCTGTGACATCTACCTTGTAAGGGTAGCGCTCTACCAACTGAGCTAAACTCCCATGAGTTTAAAATTAAAATAACTTGAACAAGTGGCGACCCCTAAAGGATTTGAACCTCTGTTCCTACCATGAAGTGATAGTGTCCTTGGCCACTAGACGAAAGGGTCACTTAAAACTGTAAACATGGTGTCCCGTGATGGACTCGAACCATCGACCCCTTCATTAAAAGTGAAATGCTCTACCGACTGAGCTAACGGGACCTCTTCAATCATCGAAAATTCGAACGATTGTGAGGGCGAAATTATAGGGGAAAGATGATGTTTTGTCAAGGAGAAATGAGATGATGTTGATAAAAATCTTTTAAGACTCCTGTAAAGGGGGAATTTTACTAGAATTTTTAACTAAAAAATAGCTCTCTATCAATATTGAGTAACATTTTGACTGCCATAAGAACACTTTGTTCTTGGATATAGTTACGATCTCCTTCAAAAGCAAAACGTTCAGTATGGACACTGTTTTGTGAACGTGCGCTAATATAGACGGTTCCGACCGGTTTGGTTTCGCTCCCACCTGTTGGACCTGCGATACCGCTGATAGCGAGAGCAAACGCAGCATAACTGACGTTAAGTGCCCCCTCAGACATTTGGTTAACAACATCGGCACTTACAGCACCATGGGTTTCAAGCGATTCTTCTTCAACCGCAAGCCAGTTGGCTTTGAGGATATTATCATAGGTGATAAGAGAGCCTTCATATACAGAGGAAGCTCCGTTTTGAGAAGTAAAGAAGTAAGCGAGAGAACCTCCGCTGCAACTCTCAGCAAACGAGATTTTTTTCTCATGTTTGGAGAGTTTTTCGATGATATAAGCGGCAATGTTGGATGCGGCTATCACTTTATGGTGAAGTAGACCTTTGGCAGAGGCGATAAATTGTGCCATATTCCCATGTTTACGAGCTGTGATTTTTACCTTTACCCATCCTTCTACTAGTTCTGATAATTCGAGTTTGACATCAAAATTTTGAGCAAGCGGTTCGAGGAGTGCCGATACACTGGAGAGCTCTTCATTAAAGACATGTATCCATCCGCTTTTACTCTCATCATCAATGAGTACTGGAGGGAGTGTTTTCCCCTCATGAGCAAGCAGAACATTGATCTCAGAAGAATGGTGTGTCAAGAGATAACTTCCATTTTCCAAAATACTGGCACGGGAGGGGATAAGCATATTATCTTTTAAGACTTGGTTGTCTGCCGTAACGGTACTGAGCAATTTTCCAATGATAGTAAAGGTACTTTTAGTAGTAATAATTACTAATTTGGATTCGATTTTTAAGAGCTGTTCAAGGTGGAGAAATAATCCTTTATCGGACTCTTCAAAATAGCTTATAGAGTCAATGGCGGAGAGCTTTTCTTTGATGCTTCTCACGACATAACGCTCGAAGGGTTCATTTAAAATTAATCTATTGCCGACAAAAAGTACATCACGTCTCATCTGTTTATCCTTCAAAATTTATGGTTGCACGAAAACGAATTCATCCGTTTTCGTGGCAAGGAGTGAAGTCCTTTGCAATCCCCTAAAGCTACAAAAGCAGTGCTTTTGAGAATTATATTGTGAAGTAGTATAGCATAGCTACTCCTTACGACAGCAAAATTTAAACCCCTAAAAGCTATAATGCAAAACTTTTATATGCACATTATTAAGGGATCCAATGGATTATAAAGATACCCTCTTGTTACCACAAACTGAATTTCCGATGCGCGGGAATTTGATTAACAACGAACCACTTCGCTATGCATCATGGATTGCACAAGATGTCTACAGCCGTATGAAAACCAATCGTCAAGGGGCTCAAACCTTTACGCTTCACGATGGTCCACCGTACGCCAACGGTCATACCCATATCGGTCACGCACTGAACAAAATTCTCAAAGATATTGTGATTAAATACCACTATTTTAACGGTAAATCGGTCCGTTTTACCCCAGGGTGGGATTGTCATGGATTGCCGATCGAGCAACAAGTAGAGAAAAAGCTGGGTGGAAAACAGAAAAAAGAGGCTTTAAGTACCGCTGAAGTGCGTCAACTTTGTCGTGCTCATGCGCAGGAATTTATCGATATTCAACGTGATGAGTTTAAAAAATTGGGAGTTGTTGCCGATTGGGATAATCCCTATTTGACAATGGACTCTAAATTTGAGGCAAATATCTATCGTACCCTTTGCGCAGTAGCGAAAAAAGGGTTGTTGATAGAGCGTTCTAAACCGGTATTTTGGAGCTGGGCGGAGCGTACGGCACTCGCAGAAGCAGAAGTGGAGTACGAAGATAAAGAGGATTATTCTATCTACGTCGCGTTTGAACTCTCTGATGAAGCAAAAATACGTGCAGGAATCGAGGGTAATGCCGCCATCGTGATTTGGACAACAACGCCATGGACATTGCCAGCAAATACCGGTATCTCACTCAATCCTGATGAGGTGTATATCCGAACCAGTGATGGGTATATCGTGGCGCAAAAGCGTTATGAGGCAATGATTGAAGAGGGTGTTTTTAGTGGGACGGTTGTTCAAAAAATCGACGCCAAAAAATTTGAAAATCTCTACGCTATCAATCCGCTCAACGGTCGAGGTTCTCATCTAGTACTTGGTGAGCACGTTTTGATGGAGAATGGGTCAGGGTGTGTTCATACTGCACCGGGGCATGGGGAAGATGACTACCGTATCGGGCTTCGTTATAACCTCGAAGTGGTAATGCCTGTCGATGAGACGGGATGTTATGATAATACGCTAGTGCGTGAAAAACTACTTCCGAATCCAGAAAGCTTTGTAGGGATGCATATTTTTAAGGCGAATGAGCCAATCTTGGAGCTGTTGGGTAACAAAGCACTCAAAGTATCGAAATTTCGCCACTCCTATCCTCACTGTTGGCGTTCACATACTCCATTGATTTATCGTGCAACCAAACAATGGTTTATTAGCGTTGATGGAACACCTGAAGGTGAGAACAAGACATTACGAGAAATTGCACAAGCAGAAGTGGCAAAAACAGTATTTTATCCAGAAACGGGAAAAAATCGTTTAGGCTCGATGGTTGAAAATCGCCCTGATTGGTGTATCTCACGTCAGCGTGATTGGGGAGTCCCTATCGCATTTTTCCGTGTCAAAGAGACGGGCGAGGTAATTTTGGATGAGAAAGTTCTCAACTATATCGCGATGATTTTCGAGATGCACAGCACCGATGCGTGGTACTCGATGAGCATCGAAGAGCTTCTTTACCCCGGTTCAGGATATAAAGCGGACGAACTCGAAAAAGTCTCCGATATTCTCGATGTATGGTTTGATAGCGGTTCAACATGGAATGCGGTGCTCAAATCACGAAATTACGATGCGGGAACTTATCCTGCTGATTTGTATATCGAGGGGTCTGATCAGCATCGCGGATGGTTTCAAAGCTCACTTTTCCTCAGTACGGCAGTAGAACATGTTGCTCCCTATAAAGCACTTTTGACCCACGGATTTACCGTCGATGAGAAGGGTGAGAAGATGTCAAAATCCAAAGGGAACGTTGTCGCTCCCGAATCGGTTTTGAAAGAGTATGGTTCAGAAATTTTACGTCTATGGGTAGCGATGAGCGATTACCAAGGGGATTTGAAAATTTCGGGCAATATCCTCAAACAAACGGCGGAACAGTACCGAAAGCTTCGTAATACTTTTCGTATTATGCTCGCGAATCTCGATGGGCTCGAAGCAATCGTCCCCTACAGTGAAATGGGTGAGATTGATAAGTGGATTGTCTCTAAAGCTAAAGAGGTGTTTGATGAAACCCATCGTCTTTTCGGAGAATACAATTTCGTACACGGGATGAGCGGATTAAACTATTTCATCGTGAATGAACTCAGCGGTGTTTATATCGATATTACCAAAGATCGTATGTATTGTGATGCGGCAGATTCACGCGAACGTAAATCTTCTCAGAGTGCGATGGCAATCATTGCCCGCTCGATGTTAGGCCTTATCGCTCCGATATTGACCTATACGGCGGATGAGATTTTTGAAAACGCGCCATTGGTTATTCGTGGAGACGCAACCGATATTTTTGATATCACTTATACGGCTATCGAATCGGTTGAGAGCAGTTGGGATGATGCAGTGATGAAAGTGATTCGTGAGAAATTTAACGAAATCGTGGATGGGTTGAAAAAAGAAAAAGTAATCAAAAATACCCTTGAACTTGTTATTTCAACCACCTCTGAGCATGCCAAAGCGATGAAAAAAGCCGATATCGAAGAGTATTTAGTTATCTCCAAATGGTGTGCGTGTGAACTCAAAGATATTTTAGGGACGTTTGCGATAGAGGGGGATACATTTAATATCGCTCTCGCATCCAAAGCAAAATGTCCTCGTTGTTGGAAATATCACAGTGTTGATGAAGAGACGTTATGTGAACGTTGTGCGCAGGTTGTAGCCTAATGGTGGATGTAACTCAAGCGGTACCGATGAGTTTTATATTTGAGACAATCGGTGCTATTTTTGTAATCATTGCATTGGGGATTATGATGGTAAAACAAGCAAAAAAGAAAAAGGAATCTCTATGATAACTCTTAAAGAAGCATTGAAGCTCTCAAAAGAAGAGATTGTGCTACTCAAAGAAGAGCTTAAAGCAAAAATTGCGGCATATCCTGAACTCAATGCTTATATTGATGTTCTAAATGTCGGTGAGGGGATACCTATCGCGATTAAAGACAATATCCAAGTAAAGGATTGGTCGGTAACATCAGGTTCGAATATTCTCAAAGGGTATATAGCTCCCTATAATGCGACCGTAATTGAGAAGCTTTTGGACAATGGTCTATCACCGTTTGGGCGAACCAATATGGATGAGTTTGCGATGGGTTCGACTACTGAGAGTAGTTGCTATGGTAAAACACTTAACCCACTCAATCACAATTGTGTTCCTGGGGGAAGTTCAGGAGGATCGGCAGCGGTAATTGCGGCTGGACTAGCGGTTGCAGCTTTGGGGAGTGATACCGGGGGATCGATTCGTCAACCTGCGGCATTTTGTGGAATCGTCGGGATGAAACCTACCTATGGGCGTGTCAGCCGTTACGGTCTGGGTGCGTATGCGAGTTCACTCGATCAAATCGGACCGATGACCCAAAATGTCGAAGATGCGGCGATTCTTTACGACATCATACAAGGGCATGATCTTAAAGATTCTACTAGCTCTGAGCGAAACGATGGCAAAGTGAGTGATAAGCTTGATCCATCGGTTAAACTCACTATCGCTATCGTCCCTGATTATATAAAAGAGGCTCACGAGGATGTTCGTAAGGCGTATGCGAAAACTGTTCAAGCGTTAAAAGA of the Sulfuricurvum sp. genome contains:
- the ileS gene encoding isoleucine--tRNA ligase, which encodes MDYKDTLLLPQTEFPMRGNLINNEPLRYASWIAQDVYSRMKTNRQGAQTFTLHDGPPYANGHTHIGHALNKILKDIVIKYHYFNGKSVRFTPGWDCHGLPIEQQVEKKLGGKQKKEALSTAEVRQLCRAHAQEFIDIQRDEFKKLGVVADWDNPYLTMDSKFEANIYRTLCAVAKKGLLIERSKPVFWSWAERTALAEAEVEYEDKEDYSIYVAFELSDEAKIRAGIEGNAAIVIWTTTPWTLPANTGISLNPDEVYIRTSDGYIVAQKRYEAMIEEGVFSGTVVQKIDAKKFENLYAINPLNGRGSHLVLGEHVLMENGSGCVHTAPGHGEDDYRIGLRYNLEVVMPVDETGCYDNTLVREKLLPNPESFVGMHIFKANEPILELLGNKALKVSKFRHSYPHCWRSHTPLIYRATKQWFISVDGTPEGENKTLREIAQAEVAKTVFYPETGKNRLGSMVENRPDWCISRQRDWGVPIAFFRVKETGEVILDEKVLNYIAMIFEMHSTDAWYSMSIEELLYPGSGYKADELEKVSDILDVWFDSGSTWNAVLKSRNYDAGTYPADLYIEGSDQHRGWFQSSLFLSTAVEHVAPYKALLTHGFTVDEKGEKMSKSKGNVVAPESVLKEYGSEILRLWVAMSDYQGDLKISGNILKQTAEQYRKLRNTFRIMLANLDGLEAIVPYSEMGEIDKWIVSKAKEVFDETHRLFGEYNFVHGMSGLNYFIVNELSGVYIDITKDRMYCDAADSRERKSSQSAMAIIARSMLGLIAPILTYTADEIFENAPLVIRGDATDIFDITYTAIESVESSWDDAVMKVIREKFNEIVDGLKKEKVIKNTLELVISTTSEHAKAMKKADIEEYLVISKWCACELKDILGTFAIEGDTFNIALASKAKCPRCWKYHSVDEETLCERCAQVVA
- a CDS encoding LemA family protein, yielding MTVFLSILGVVALIAILIYNSLIGKKNQVDNIFAGVDTVLKKRYDLIPNLVASVERYMEHEKSTLEKVTEYRAQAMKPGISDDQKIALDAKLTSALGAINIAMEAYPDLKANENVMHLMRTLNEIEEQISAARRAYNQSVTDLNNAIEMFPTNIVAGWMNLQRRLLFEITTTERQNVNVHDLFNRS
- a CDS encoding CinA family protein: MRRDVLFVGNRLILNEPFERYVVRSIKEKLSAIDSISYFEESDKGLFLHLEQLLKIESKLVIITTKSTFTIIGKLLSTVTADNQVLKDNMLIPSRASILENGSYLLTHHSSEINVLLAHEGKTLPPVLIDDESKSGWIHVFNEELSSVSALLEPLAQNFDVKLELSELVEGWVKVKITARKHGNMAQFIASAKGLLHHKVIAASNIAAYIIEKLSKHEKKISFAESCSGGSLAYFFTSQNGASSVYEGSLITYDNILKANWLAVEEESLETHGAVSADVVNQMSEGALNVSYAAFALAISGIAGPTGGSETKPVGTVYISARSQNSVHTERFAFEGDRNYIQEQSVLMAVKMLLNIDRELFFS
- the pgaB gene encoding poly-beta-1,6-N-acetyl-D-glucosamine N-deacetylase PgaB — translated: MAHDLPNKCSRDLNPNEFTILSYHEIADKTQTLDSTYAVNPVHFEEQMRWLIENGYHFINVDDILNYRKHGKALPSKAVLISFDDGYHSVYVNAYPILKKYKIPSVIALVGSWLQKEDKVDFSGNIIPRSEFLSQKEIKEMVASGLVEVASHSYATHKGIMGNPQGNMEPAIRTRQWLSDKQVYEDEKTYEKRIYNDLAENNKFLKNYTGEKPRVMVWPYGHYNKEVRRIAERLGMSVGLTLDDGSNTAITPLWGLRRILVEGKMTLKDLEVNMLVRNANYTDDARTTKAAHIDLDYIYDPNPIQQEKNLGDLLERIKRLGVNTIYLQAFADPDANGAADYVYFPNRNIPMRADLFNRVSWQIGTRTQVKRIYAWMPMIAWQLPQKNSAVKDTVVTMQVDPTHLNMGYPRLSPFSPKARKVIKEIYEDLAKSSYIDGILFHDDVTLSDFEDDSDAAHAQYKKWGLSQTVTAIRNNKKQFQKWTKLKTDYLDAFAMELAQIVRDEQPGLKTARNLYAQVALNKDAQEWYAQSLRESIKHYDYTAIMAMPYMEQASDPKEFYEKIVHNIKQEECGMERTVMELQTVDWRKDSEPISSDELSKTIEHLYDLGVHHIAYYPDNLYKNNPDADRIKEDFANKPMRMHPLIPNK
- the pgaD gene encoding poly-beta-1,6-N-acetyl-D-glucosamine biosynthesis protein PgaD, which codes for METLIINKRRELPKAKRIIWDIITLLLWGGFIYLWKPVFHIFYRIITLGAPAEELADWIYGEIHSVTFEHALYMLIGTPIVLFILSRLNHHQAPSEHLIYHSSDYSEYFNLDDTELEQGVNSQLVTVYHDDHGHIIHLSADIQKNNEG
- a CDS encoding DUF3137 domain-containing protein, translating into MKTLSELTDYYYKELYPSIDELEKTRQEIASRLKLYGGMGLALFGLVAIWCTKTFGLLHPMSIAIAIGFIAVGTIIYRSMTQNYAKDFKEKVITPLINAIDSNLLYNPDLMISQTLFERSQLFNHSIDRYRGNDYVKGSIDGVPIEFSDVHAEYQTRDSKGRTQWHTLFRGLFLVAEFNKHFKSRTVLLPDLAEKTFGNLIGGWLQSLNISRDKVIQLDDPEFEKKFVVYGNDPIEARYILSHSMMNRIVEFQKKISYPLFISFVYNHIHVGIGAGKDLFEPAVFTSLLDYKQAMEYINTLRYTIGLVEELKLNEKLWSKE
- a CDS encoding YigZ family protein, which translates into the protein MVSIGEIFSDSIEIKGSKFISFLIPMSQYEVQMEYLRMHHPKAVHFVSAFRYLNEFDQIVEHAGDDGEPKGTSGKPTLSVLQGHELINVAIITVRYFGGTKLGPGGLVRAYAEAANAAYAQAQLLPYEKLFIQKIECNYSNVSMVEYECTQKNIRILSKVFGEIGAIFEIEGTEYDLNQLIVVLGRCIRRIDV
- the pgaC gene encoding poly-beta-1,6-N-acetyl-D-glucosamine synthase encodes the protein MTLTIFLHLLWHTVLGFVFYYPLFMSSLWIVGAIFFYFKNEKPLLKYTIPPLRDDESWPGVSILIPCYNEGENAVETITYALNVKYPEFEVIAINDGSKDNTLEILLELAKTNPKLKVVNLAANQGKALGLQAGALVAKYEYLIGIDGDALIDEYCLYWMVKHFIRYPEVAAVTGNPRIRNRTTLLGKIQVGEFSSIVGMIKRAQRSFGRIFTVSGVITGFRKAAVHEVGYWSPDMLTEDIDITWKLQSNGWDVRFEPRALVWILMPETLSGLWKQRLRWAMGGAQVMLKNFKVLFMPRQTHLWGLMVELMLSTLWAYSMVFIFAVWFLSLFFYVGYLMPDHSPILPDQTSVILIGACLVQFGVSKWLDGHYDKGLGKNYFWMIWYPFAYWLLNLFTAVTALPKVLFGKKGRARWVSPDRGAHQQIKKG